GTTCGATCTCGACCACACCGACTTCCTGCACCAGGGGATCTTCTATGGCAACGCCGCGCAACAGGAGGGGGACTATTTCGGCAGCGCGCTCGCCGCCGGCGATTTCGACGGCGACGGCGATGACGACCTCGCCATCGGTCAGCCGGGGGAGGACCTGGGAGGTAGCGAACGGGGCGGAGTCACCCTGGTGACCGGCGACCCCGCGGGCGGCCTCCCGCATCACTTCCGCTTTCTCTCTGCCGGAATCTCCGGTTTGCCGGGATCCACCCAGGATGGGCAGTCGCTCGGCATGGCGCTCGCGGCGGGCGACTTCGACGACAACGGCCATCTCGATCTCGTGCTCGGTGCGCCGTACTCCGACGTCGCCGGCGTCGGCGCCGATGTCGGAGTGGAGTTCGTCCTCTACGGCACCCGTTTCGCCGACGGCTTCGACAGCAACTCGGCGATCTATTGGAGCGCGCCGCAGCCCTGAGCACACCCGTGTCGCCGCCGCCCCGCCCGCGCATAGGATGGGCGGGGAGATCGACCATGTCGCGACGCCTACTCGGTTCCGGAATCTTGATACTCGGTCTCGCCTGCGCCGGAGAGCTTGGGGCCGCAACGGCGAAAGTGGCGCCGGCCCCCGATGCCGAGCGCACCCGTGCCGAGATCACCGCGCTCCTCGAGAGCTTTCTCTCGCCCGGGCAGAACCCGACGCGCGCCGCGCACGAGCGCTTCTGGGCGGACGATCTCGTCTACACGAGCTCGACGGGGAAGGTCACGAACAAGGCGCAGATCCTGAAGTCGTTCGACGAACCGCAGAACGCGGAAGAGGGCAAGACGCTGGAACCGGAGCCGGTCTACTCCGCCGAGGATGTCCTCGTGCGCAGTTACGGAGAAGTCGGCGAGATGGCGGCGCTCACGTTCAGGCTTGTCGCCCGTGCCGCCGATGGAACGACGCAGTACTACCGCAACAGCGGCACCTTCCTCTTGCGCGAAGGCAAGTGGCAGGCGATCACCTGGCAGGCGACCAGGGTTCCCGACCCGTCGATCGCGGAGGCGAAATGACGACCTCGTTCGCGACCGGCGAGCCGTACTCCGGGGCGGAGATAGCGGCAGAGATGACGCGCTTGCATGCGGAGTCCGAGCGCTACCTCCTGGGCGTTCCGGCGGTCGAGTTCGCCGCGCTGCAGGGCGAGAAGTGGTCGCCCGCCGACCATGTGCGGCATCTCGCGAAATCGACCTTCCCGCTCGTTCCGGCGCTCGGCCTGCCGAAGTTCCTGCTCGGTCTGCGCTTCGGGCGCGCGGCTGCGGAGTCGCGCGGCTTCGCCGCGCTGCGCGACGACTATCGCGCACGCCTGCGGGAGACCGGCGCCACCGCCGGGCGGTTCGCGCCGTCGCCTCGTCCGCTGCCGGACGATCTCGAGGCCTGGCAGCGCGAGGTCCTCGGCTCGTGGCGCGAAGCCGTCTCGGGGCTCGCCGCGAAGATCCCGGCCTGGAGCGAGCGCGCTCTCGATCTCTACCGCCTGCCGCATCCGCTGCTCGGCAAGCTCACGGTGCGCGAGATGCTCCTCTTCACCGTCTACCACAACGCCCATCACCTCGAGCAGGTCGCCGGCCGGCGCTGAGGGCACGCCGGGAGGCGACGTCGCGCCCTGCGACGCAGTTCTCCCTGTCCCACCGGGGCTGGTGATCGGAACCGGTGCGAGGGAGAATCGGTCCGTGAGCGACGACGGCACGAACGACCCCGGGAAGGCGGCCTCGGAAGCCGAGGCGGGCAGCTCGCCGGCGCTCTTTCACGCCGCGCACACGATCGACCTGCCGATGGCCGACGGCAAAGGCCCGGCGATCGGGCCCTACCGGATCCTGCAGCTCCTGGGCGAGGGCGGCTTCGGGTCCGTCTACATGGCCGAGCAGAGCGCGCCGATCCAGCGCCGGGTGGCGCTCAAGGTGATCAAGGCCGGCATGGACAGCCGGCAGGTGATCGCCCGCTTCGAGCAGGAGCGCCAGGCCCTCGCGATGATGGACCACCCCGGCATCGCCCAGGTTCTGGACGCCGGCGCGACCGACACCGGCCGGCCGTATTTCGTCATGGAGCTCGTCCGCGGCGAACCAGTGACCGAGTACTGCGACCGGCACAAGCTCGCGATCGCCGACCGGCTGGCGCTTTTCGCCGAGGTCTGTGCCGCCGTGCAGCACGCGCACACCAAGGGGATCATCCACCGCGACCTGAAGCCCTCGAACATCCTGGTCTCCGCCCAGGACGGCCAGGCGCACGCCAAGATCATCGACTTCGGGATCGCCAAGGCGACGGCCGGGAACCTCACCGAAAAGACCCTCTTCACCGAGCATCGGCAACTCCTCGGGACGCCGGAGTACATGAGCCCGGAGCAGGCCGAGGGCTCGCTCGACATCGACACCCGCACCGATGTCTACGCGCTCGGCGTGCTGCTCTACGAGCTGCTGACCGGCACGACGCCGTTCGACTCCCGCCGCCTGCGCTCGGCCGCCTTCGGCGAGGTGCAGCGGATCCTCCGCGAGGACGACCCGCCGCGCCCGAGCACCCGCCTCAGCCAGTCGACCGAGACGCTCACGGCCGTCGCCGCCCACCGCCACACCGAGCCGAAGAAGCTCACGTCGCAGCTCAAGGGAGAGCTCGACTGGATCGTCATGAAGGCGCTCGAGAAGGACCGCCAG
This DNA window, taken from Thermoanaerobaculia bacterium, encodes the following:
- a CDS encoding nuclear transport factor 2 family protein — translated: MSRRLLGSGILILGLACAGELGAATAKVAPAPDAERTRAEITALLESFLSPGQNPTRAAHERFWADDLVYTSSTGKVTNKAQILKSFDEPQNAEEGKTLEPEPVYSAEDVLVRSYGEVGEMAALTFRLVARAADGTTQYYRNSGTFLLREGKWQAITWQATRVPDPSIAEAK
- a CDS encoding DinB family protein — translated: MTTSFATGEPYSGAEIAAEMTRLHAESERYLLGVPAVEFAALQGEKWSPADHVRHLAKSTFPLVPALGLPKFLLGLRFGRAAAESRGFAALRDDYRARLRETGATAGRFAPSPRPLPDDLEAWQREVLGSWREAVSGLAAKIPAWSERALDLYRLPHPLLGKLTVREMLLFTVYHNAHHLEQVAGRR